The genomic stretch gcaccggtatcggaaaaacccaaatgatacccaaccctactcttaATTGTTCCGTATATTATTTAGCACACTTCTTAAACCTAGCTTAGCACACATCTtaagcctagcttagcacacttctttagcctagcttagcacaaagactaaaGTAATATTGACATTAGGAGACATGAGAAATAAAAATCCCTTCTTTTTCCCCCCAATTATCCCCTTTTTATCTCAAtttctcccttttttattttttatttctccatctttctcctTCCCTTGTTTGACTCCTTGTAGGCGTCACTACGTCTTcttatatcatttattttaagagatttttaagttatttgttatttttgggatttgttttagAAATCTAAATcgttttaaagtttttaaataCACTTTCAGTGACACGATACGATCGACTCGATTTCCTCAGGATGTTTTTAAAAGAATGAGCTGCAGATAAATGAGTGAAACACCTTTTATTTCTATAAACTGTTAAACAATACACAtgtcctcttatcaaaagtgACTCTGAAACTATTTTATATTAGAGCACAAACAGATGTTTAAAACAAAGCCCACATCAAAATAACTCAAACTAAGAAGACGGTCGTTTCGCAACCGTATCGGAGCTGATTTTAAGTGCCAATGGGAAGGCACTTTGTTCAGTTTAAACATGACTTATAATGCGTAGTGCAAAGTCTGTTATCATTTAAGCTCACAACATAcatatgtaaaaaatatatatatatttcaaagcAAAAAAGTCAACATTTTTAGCAAAGACACCCACCCCTCCCTCAAGGACCCCTGGGAGTCCCTGGgccccactttgggaaccactgtcaTATCTATATAAGTAGGtagggaaggaggaagggaaggaaagaaatgcagagaaggaaggatgaaaggaaagaggaattcacatttaacaagctgataTCACACAAGTTTACCGATtttaaatgactcaaactgattaacaGATTaaatagttggagattaatttaatatCTGATACCTAATCTGTTAATCTTTGCATTTCTAGACTATGTAATCATTACATAATGTCTcttaattagggttgggtaccgaaacctggtgctaatacggcaccggtgcctaaacgaccggtatctactggaccgaatagcaacgcagatttcggtgcctcatttcggtgccacttaaatgcctcctgtgctgctctctgatgctctgaaacagatgttaacattaacataatacacctggcagcaggtaacgttagcctagcgttagctagcagctggattaaacacggttaaaatgctgacagctaacggtAAACGGTGTGACTGTAtatcactgtagaggattccaacaatGGGACGTTAAGCAGTCTGCAGATGCaattgtcggaaaaacaacatagacggtgcgttcacttgaaactattaaaggtcccatggaattaaaatttcacttcatgagttttttttttaacattaatatgagttcccccagcctgcctatggtcccccagtggctagaaatggtgataggtgtaaaccgagccctggtatcctgctctgcctttgagaaaatgaaagctcagatggaccaatcaggaaccttctccttatgaggtcataaggagaaaggttacctcccctttctctgctttgcccgcccagagaatttggcccccccatgagagagagagagagagagagacatcatggctttcaaatgagcaaagtggcagttggtcaaggccacacccccaccctccaccttaaAAAAGCATcgaaagagcaccatgtcatgggacctttaagccttgtggtgcattcaaagttattgtaaaataccctattccCTATTaccctattttttttaaagtatcggttcaggcaccgttttaaaatcattttagcaccggtatcagaaaaacccaaacgatacctaACCCTACTCTTAATTATTCTGTATATTATTTAAAATCCTAATTATTACTCGGGGATTAAACACAGTTTTGTTTCAGGCCAGGCCGCAGAAACTCTCGCTGAGTTCCCACAGCTTCTTGGCAGCGGCGTCGTCCGTCGCCTTCGACTCGATGTTCAGTTTCGGCGCGCAGCAGCTGAAGTACTGGCCGCTGGCGTGCTCGATGCCTGGCTCCAGGGCGCAGTGCAGCGTGGTCTGAGCGCCGGACTCGGCGTCCACGAAGAACAGAAGCACGATGGGTTTCATCATGAGACTCCACCAGAAACCAGCGTACCGCCCGATCTCCGTCTGTATGGCGCCTGGAGGCAGACGAAGGAAGTCAAGTTTATTCACAGattaaaatcacaaagtgcttcaaaataaagtgaaatacaataaatagaagacataataatacaatacaggTACATGAAATCAGACATAAAAACCCATAAAGAAGTACAAACTAAAACGTGAAAAACATGAaactgacagtgtgtgtgtgtctgtgtgtgtgtctgtctgtgtgtgtgtgcgtgcgtgtgtgtgtgtgtgtatgatgtgtgtgtgtgtgtgtgtgtgtatctgtctgtctgtgtgtgtgtgtgtgtgtctctgtctgtttgtctttgtctgtgtgtgtgtgtgtctctgtctgtctgtgtgtgtgtgtgtgtgtctctgtctgtgtgtgtgtgtgtctgtctgtctgtctgtctgtctgtctgtctgtctgtctgtgtctgtctgtgtctgtctgtctgtctgtgtgtgtctctgtctgtctgtgtgtgtgtccctgtctgtctgtgtgtgtgtctctgtgtgtgtgtgtctctgtctgtctgtctgtgtgtgtctctgtgtgtgtgtgtctctgtctgtctgtctgtgtgtgtgtctctttctgtgtgtgtgtgtgtctctgtctgtctgtgtctgtgtgtgtgtctctctctctctgtctctctctctctctgtctgtctgtctgtgtgtgtgtgtgtgtacttttaaCTCATTTCTTTATAGGTATGGAAGATCATTTCTGTCAGAAGGAATGacagaaatacaaatatttattgCGCgtcaaacgtgtgtgtgtattgagcCAGAAGTGACCGTGAACACCGATTATGAGCGATTCTTTCGCCCCGTAGTCATACTGCCAAAAGCAACCGGGCAACGGTTACCGCCACGTGGTTTAGTATAGAGGATCTTTGGTGAAACGGCGGTCAGCGTACCTGGGTGGAGGCTGTAGCAGGTGACGTCGGAGCCCTGCAGCCTCTTGGCGAGTTCGTAGGTGAAGAGCACGTTGCACAGTTTGCTGTGGCAGTACTTGTGGAAGAGCTGAAGGTCGCCGTCGCCGAGCGCCACGTCTCTGTGCGTCGTCAGGCAGTTGAAGTCCACCTTCCCCATCTCGTAGGCCTTGGAGGCCACGGTGACCACGCGGCTCCGCCCGCTCGCCTTCAGACGCTCCAGCAGCAACACCGTCAGCAGGAAGTGACCCAGGTGGTTCACGCCGAAGATCATCCCGAAACCGTCCTCCGTCTTACCACCGTTCATCAGACCTGAAGACACAAACATCACAGttacacaaacatcacagtTACACAAACATCACAGCTACACAAACATCACAGTTACACAAACATCACAAACATCCCAGTTACACAAACATCACAGCTACACAAACATCACAAACATCCCAGTTACACAAACATCACAAACATCCCAGTTACACAAACATCACAGCTACACAAACATCACAAACATCCCAGTTACACAAACATCACAAACATCACAGttacacaaacatcacagtTACACAAACATCACAGCTACACAAACATCCCAGTTACACAAACATCACAGCTACACAAACATCACAAACATCACAGTTACATAAACATCACAGTTACACAAACATCACAAACATCCCAGttacacaaacatcacagtTACACAAACATCACAAACATCCCAGTTACACAAACATCACAAACATCCCAGTTACACAAACATCACAAACATCCCAGTTACACAAACCTCACAAACATCCCAGTTACACAAACATCACAGCTACACAAACATCACAGCTACACAAACATCAGTTACACAAACATCAGTTACACAATCATCACAGTTACACAAACATCAGttacacaaacatcacagttacacaaacatcagttacacaaacatcacagctacacaaacatcacagttacacaaacatcacagctacacaaacatcacagttacacaaacatcacagtTATACAAACATCACAGTTACACAAACATCACAGCTACACAAACATCTCAGCTACACAAtcatcacagctactaggggtgtgacgagacactcgctcacgagacaagacgagacacgagattggggtcacgagagcgagacgcgattttaacactaatttaaagaaaacttcagttaagaaatatgactgggaaaaatagtctttactcagagaaccaaggttacaagctaggggtgtgacgagacgcttactccacgagacgaaacacatcacgagattgggttcatgagAACGACGAGATTTCTCgcgaggtgaaaagttgtctcgtggaggcgatgtgatgtcagcgtgatggagcgtggaattactattgaaaatcccctgccacttttaaatcatttgtgtggcaacattttggttttcctgcggaaataataaacggcgaaagagtgacagacaagacgaacacaatatgtaaatattgtaagaaaaaaatgccgtataccgcggctaacacgagcactatgcaaaaacacttacagcaccaccacagctctctactaactagttagtagtacggcatttctttcttacaatgtttacatatcgtgttcgtcttgtctgtcactctttcactcttttcacctcgacgagaaatctcgtcacgcgagatctcgcgagatctcgtaaaacgagatctcgtcacacccttaccAGCTACACAAACATCCCAGCTACACAAACATCACAGCTACACAAACATCCCAGCTACACAAACATCACAGTTACACAAACATCCCAGCTACACAAACATCGCAGTTACACAAACATCCAGCTACACAAACATCACAGTTACACAAACATCACAGCTACACAAACATCACAGttacacaaacatcacagtTACACAAACATCACAGCTACACAAACATCACAGCTACACAAACATCGCAGTTACACAAACATCTCAGCTACACAAACATCACAGTTATACAAACATCACAGttacacaaacatcacagttacacaaacatcacagttacacaaacatcacagtTACACAAACATCACAGCTACACAAACATCGCAGTTACACAAACATCACAGCTACACAAACATCACAGTTAACAACATCACAGttacacaaacatcacagttacacaaacatcacagtTATACAAACATCACAGTAAAAAATCACAGTTAACAAACATCACAGttacacaaacatcacagtTATACAAACATCACAGCTACACAAACATCACAGCTACACAAACATCACAGTTACACAAACATCTCAGCTACACAAACATCACAGTTATACAAACATCACAGTTATACAAACATCACAGTTACACAAACATCACAGCTACACAAACATCACAGTTACACAAACAT from Perca fluviatilis chromosome 20, GENO_Pfluv_1.0, whole genome shotgun sequence encodes the following:
- the LOC120549317 gene encoding dehydrogenase/reductase SDR family member 13-like — encoded protein: MILELLLFAALLVGGYFLLHMTFLKLPRCKSAAKLHGKTAIVTGANTGIGKTTAMDLARRGARVILACRDRRRAEAAAQEIIQETGNSQVIFMQLDLASLKSVRSFADEFLRSESRLDLLINNAGLMNGGKTEDGFGMIFGVNHLGHFLLTVLLLERLKASGRSRVVTVASKAYEMGKVDFNCLTTHRDVALGDGDLQLFHKYCHSKLCNVLFTYELAKRLQGSDVTCYSLHPGAIQTEIGRYAGFWWSLMMKPIVLLFFVDAESGAQTTLHCALEPGIEHASGQYFSCCAPKLNIESKATDDAAAKKLWELSESFCGLA